The DNA region GCCCAGGCACACCAGGTGCTTCTGGGCGACCTCGGCGGCGAAGGTGACCGTGAGCTTGTTCCACCACTGCCAGGGGTGGACCGGGATGAAGAGGAAGTCCGCCGGGTCCAACTCCTGGGCGCGCAGGGTGTCGTTGAACCGCGCGACGGTCTCCTCGCCCAGCTCGTCGCGCAGGAACGACTCGTACTCGATGCCCACGCCCGCGGTGAAGGCGGCCCGCGAGCGGTGCGCGGCCAGCCAGACCAGCCGTACGGGGCTGGCCGTCTCCGGCGCGTACGAGAGGTACTCGTGGACACCGAAGCCCAGTCGCCCGTTGTTGGCGACGAAGCAGGGGTGGCCCTCGGTCATGCCCGTCTCGATCTCCTGGAAGCCGCTTCTCGCGAGCTCGGCGGAGGTGAGCTGGGGCTTCGTGAGCTTGTAGGAGGTGCCGGCGAGGGTCGAGGAGATCTCCTCCAGGTACACCGGGAGAACCTCGTCGCTCAGGCCGAGCGCGCCCTTCAGCTCGATGAAGAAGTCCAGCGCGTGCAGGGGGAGTTCGCCGCCGTCCCGGTGGCGGGTGATCGACTCGGCGTCGACCTGCCAGTGGTCGAGGGCGCGGCGGGCGGCGGTGAACCGGTAGCTGGTCAGCCCGTCGTCACTGCGGACGGCGTACTCGGGGTTCTTGCCCTCGTTGCCCGCGTTGCTGCCCTCGCCGCCGTCGATCGGCTCCGGCGTGATCAGCCGTTCGTGGGTGAACTCGGCGAGGGCCTTGCGGATGAGGAGGCGGTTGGCCCGCGCCCAGCGGTGGGGGGACAGATGTGCCACGGCGTCGGACAGGGTCACAGGGAAACTCCTCGGGTGGCCAGGAACTGCTCGCGCGTGCAGAAGGACAGCAGCGCGCGCTTCTCCAGCTTGTCGATCTCGCGCGCCGGGACGAAGCCGACGGCCTCGTTCAGCGCGTGTACTGCCTTGTTGGTGACATCCGGCTCGACGACGACCCGCCGCGTGCGCGGGTCGGCGAACAGCTCGTCCATCACCGTGGTGATGACGGCCCGGGTGAAGCCGTGCACGGGCCGGTCGGTGGGGGCGACCAGGAAGTGCATGCCGACGTCACCGGGCTCGGGCTCGTACAGCCCGACCAGCTCGATGTACCGGGGGTCGTACTTCTCCATCAGGAACGCGGGCCGGCCGTCGTGGAACCCGAGATACGCGTGATGGTGCTCATGGGCCGCGATGGCCATGTACTCCCGCTCCACGTCCTGGAGTCTCGCCTCCTGCATCATCCAGAAGGCGGCCTTGGGATGCGTCACCCAGGAGTGCAGGAGCTCGGCGTCCTTGAGGGGGTCGAGGGGGCGCAGGCTCAGGGAGCCCACGGTGTTGCCGGTTCCGGCGGCGCTCATACGGCGAACTCCTGGAACGCGATGGACTTCTCCACCGGGTAGTACTCGGTGCCGAGCAGTTCCCGGATGATGTAGGCGTTGCGGTAGGCGCCCATGCCCAGGTCGGGTGAGGTGATCGAGTGGGTGTGGACACCGGCGTTCTGCAGGAAGATGCCGCGGCCGGTCGTGTCGATGGCGTAGTTGCGGGCCACGTCGTGGTTGCCCTGCTCGTCGTAGACGATGCGGTCGCGGACGGGCTTCAGGAACTCGGGCTCCACGTACTTGTAGCCGGTCGCCAGCACCAGACCCTCGGAGTGCAGCTCGTAGTCCTTGCCCTGCTCCTCCTGGCGCAGACCCAGGGTGTACGTGCCGTTCTCGTAACTCGCCGTGCTGAGGGCGGAGTTGGTGAGCAGGCGGGTGGGGACCGGGCCGCCGAGGTTCTTCTGGTAGAGCAGGTCGAAGATCGAGTCGATCAGCTCGCCGTCGATGCCCTTGAACAGGCCCTTCTGCTCCGTCTGGAGGCGGTAGCGGGTCCGCTCGGGCAGCGCGTGGAAGTAGTCGATGTACTCCGGGGAGGTCATCTCCAGCGTCAGCTTGGTGTATTCGAGCGGGAAGAAGCGCGGCGAGCGGGTGACCCAGTTCAGCCGGTAGCCGTGGACGTCGATCTCGCTCAGCAGGTCGTAGTAGATCTCGGCCGCGGACTGCCCGCTGCCGACCAGCGTGATCGACTTCTTGGCCTGCAGCTCCCGCTTGTGCTGCTGGTAGCGGGAGTTGTGGATGAAGTCCCCGCCGAGTTCCGCGCAGGCCTCCGGGACGTACGGGGGAGTGCCGGTGCCCAGGACGAGGTGCCGGGCGCGGAACTCGTCACCGGCCGTCGTGCGGACGACGTACACGTCATCGGCGTACGAGACCTCCGCGACCGTCGTGCTGAAACGGACGCTGGTGAGTTTCGAGGCGGCCCAGCGGCAGTAGTCGTCGTACTCGACGCGCAGCGGGTAGAAGTTCTCGCGGATGTAGAACGAGTACAGACGGCCCGAGTCCTTCAGGTAGTTGAGGAAGGAGTACGGGGACGTCGGGTCGGCCAGGGTGACCAGGTCCGACATGAACGGGGTCTGGAGGTGTGCGCCCTCCAGGAACATCCCGGAGTGCCATTCGAAGTCCGGCTTGGACTCAAGGAAGACACCGTCGAGTTCGTCGATCGGCTCGGTGAGGCAGGCGAGGCCGAGGTTGAAGGGGCCGAGCCCGATGCCGATGAAGTCGTGGATCTTCCCGGCGGATCCAGGAAGCGCGGATTCAGGAAGCGCGGTCAAGGGACTCTCCCAGGTACTGCTCGGCGTGGCCGGCGATCAGGTCGAGCACGGCGGAGATGTCGTCCGTCGTGGTCTCGGGGTTGAGCAGGGTGAACTTGAGGAAGTGGCGGCCGCCGACCTTCGTACCCGCGACCACCGCGTCGCCGGAGGCGAACAGGGCCTTGCGGGCGTACAGGTTGGCGCGGTCGATCTCGGCCGGGTCGGTGACGGCCGCCGGGATGTAGCGGAAGACGAGGGTGGAGAGCGACGGCTCGACCACGACGTCGTAGCGCGGGTCGGCGGCGAGCAGCTCCCAGCCCTCCCCGGCCAGGTCGCAGACCTCGTCGAAGAGCTGGCCGATGCCGTCGGCGCCCATCACGCGCAGCGTCATCCACAGCTTGAGGGCGTCGAAGCGGCGGGTGGTCTGGAGGGACTTGTCGACCTGGTTGGGTATGCGCTCCTGCACCATGCGGCGCGGGTTGAGGTACTCCGCGTGGTAGGTCGCGTGGCTCAGGGTGGCCGCGTCGCGGACCAGGACGGCGGACGAACTCACCGGCTGGAAGAAGGACTTGTGGTAGTCCACGGTCACGGAGTCGGCGCGCTCGATGCCGTCGATGCGGTGCCGGTTCTTCCGGGACGCGAGCAGTCCGCAGCCGTACGCGGCGTCGACGTGCATCCAGGCACCGAACTGCTCGCACAGCTCGGCGATCTCGGGCAGCGGGTCGATGGAGCCGAAGTCGGTGGTGCCCGCGGTCGCGACGACGGCCATCGGGACCAGGCCGTCCCGCTTGCAGCGCTCCAGCTCTCGGGCGAGCGCGACCGTCTGCATGCGCTTGTCGTTGCCCACGGGGATCGAGACCACCGAGTCCTGGCTGAGGCCGAGGAGTTTCGCCGACTTCTTGACGCTGAAGTGGCTCACCTCGGAGGCGAAGATCCGCAGTTTGGCGTGCGAGTCGCTCTTGGCCTCCTCGCGGGCGAGCAGCAGCGCCTGGAGGTTGGACTGCGAACCGCCGGAGGTGAACACGCCGTCGGCGGAGGGCCCGAACCCGATGCGGTCGTTGGTCCAGTCGATCAGCTTGCGCTCGATGAGGGTGCCGCCGGCCGACTGGTCCCATGTGTCGAGGGAGGAGTTGACGGCGGAGAGGACCGCCTCGCCGAGCACGGCGGGTATGACCACCGGGCAGTTGAGGTGCGCGAGATAGCGGGGGTGGTGGAAGTAGACGGCGTCCCGGAGGTAGACGTCCTCCAGCTCGTCCAGCACCGCGGTCGTGTCGTGCAGCGGCTTGTCGAGGTCGATCTGCTCGATCCGGGGGGCGAGGGCGTCGACCGTGACGCCTGTGAACGGACGGTCGGTGGTGGCGAGTTTGGCCGCCACCCGCTCTATTCCTTCGGTCACGGAACGGCGATACCGCTCCGCGGTCGTGTCATTGAGCAGGTGCGAGCGCATGGGGGAGTCCTCCGGGGACAGGAGAGAAACGGGCGCGTAAGAGAAGTGGGGGGGGCGGCGCTTAACTTAGGTAAGCCTAACCTAACTTCCTATGTGTGTCCGCCTCACCCGTCACGCTGTGACCCATGCCTCCCTCTCGTCACATCTCTCGTCACATCTCCCGTCACTCGGCTTGCTCGCGCAGCTGCTCCTCGCTCAGTCCACGCCGCCAGTAGCCGACGAAGGTGACCCGCCTGCGGTCGATCTCGCGCTCCCGCACGAGGTGGCGCCGCAGCGCCTTCACGCAGCCGGACTCGCCCGCGATCCAGGCGTAGGGGGCCTGGGCGGAGGGGAGTTGGGCGGTGCGGATGGCTTCCAGGGCGAGGGGGGTTGCTTCGGCGTGTGTCTGAGTGGAGGGCTCGCCCTGTGCGTTGTCCGGTATCGCGGCGCGCGCTTCGTCGCGTACCCCGTCGCGCATCTCGTCGCGTACGAGCCAGGTGATCTCCGCGTCCGCGGATGTGGTGGGCTCGACGCGGTCGCCGGCGTGCGGGACCTCCAGCCAGACGCGGGCCTTGGTCCCGGCGGGCAGGCTCTCCAGGATGGCCGAGGCGGCGGGCAGTGCCGTCTCGTCGGCCCAGATGACGATCAGGTCGGCGTCGGCGGGCGGGCGGAACCGGATCGCCGTGTTGTCGGCGACGGACGGGCCGAGCAGGACGGCCCGGTCACCGGCCCCGGCGTCCGCGGCCCAGCGGGAGGCGGGGCCCGCGAGGGTGGCCGCGCCGGGTTCCGTGCCGTGCAGCACGAAGTCGATGTCGATCTCGGTGGTGGCGCCGTTCGTGTCCTGGCGCAGGGCGCGCAGGGTGTACGAGCGCATGACAGCGCGGACGTCTTCGGGGGTGTCGATCCAGGCCTGGCGCCAGCCTTCGCCGTACTCCATCGGCATGACGGGGGTCTGCTGGCCCGGGCGGGGGAGGAAGAGCGAGAGGCTCTGGTCCTGGCCGTCGGAGGCGAAGGCGTGGATGTCCGGGCCGGTGAAGGTGACGCGGACGAGGGACGGGCTGAGCCGCCTCGTCCGTGTGACCTGAAGGGTGAAGAAACGGAACGGGGCGGCTACTGCCGTCGGCATGGGTTTGCTCCTGAGTTGCGTCAGGGGGCGGGTGGTTCTGTGTTGTGTCCGGGTGCGGGCCGGTGGGGGCTGGTCGCGCAGTTCCCCGCGCCCCTGACGGGGCGCACCTCGAACCGAACGGATCAGGCGACCTTCTTGGCCTTCTCTATTGCCTCGGCGAGGGTGTTGAGCATGGGGGTGCACTTGTCGTAGGAGAGGATCGGCTCCGGGGTGCGGGGGATGACCTGGTCGGCCTTGACCGCGGGGAGCTTCTTCCAGGTGGCCTCGGTGATGTCGGCCGGCTGGATGGTCGCGGTGCGGTCGTCCATCATGATGATGTCCGCCGGGTACTTGTCGACGTTCTCCCAGCTCAGGTTCTCGAACCAACCGCCGCTGGCCTTCAGGGCCTTGGCGGAGGGCTCGACGAGGTTCACGCCGAGGGCCTTGAAGTACTCCAGGTCGATGGAGAGGTTCGAGCCGGAGACGTAGAAGATGTCCTGGCTCGCGGAGCCGATGAGGACCTTGATCTCCGGGCGGGCCTTGGCTGCCTTGCGCAGACGCTCGGCGGCCGTCTCGAAGTTCTTCTTCGCCTCGACGGTCTTGGCGGCCTTCACATCGGCGCCCAGTGACTCGGCGAGCGCGAGCATGCGCTCCAGCGGCTTGGGCAGCTGGCGGTCGTAGACGGAGATGCCGACGCTCGGGGCGAGCTTGAGGATCTTGTCCTTGGACTCCGCGGGGACGTACCAGAGGGTGCCGGCGTCGTCGAACATCGTGGAGAGCAGCACGTCGGGGGCGAGCCCCGCGTACTTCTCGATGTTGAACTCGCCCCATGTGTTGCCGAGGACCGTCACCTTGCTGATGTCCATGTCGCCGGCCTGGACATCAGCCTTGCCGTCCTTGGTCTTCGTCGGGCCGAAGACGCCCTTGACCTCGATGCCGTAGTCGTACAGGGCGGCGGCGACGCCGGTGAAGGCGACGATGCTGGCCGGGATCCTGTCCAGCTTCACCGTCGTGCCGCGGTCGTCCTCGAAGCTCCACGGGCCTGACGCGGCGGCGCTTTTCGTCGCGTCCCCCGAGCCACCGCTCTTCGAGTCTTCGTCACCGCAGGCGGCGAGCGCGGCACCGAGGCCGAGGGCGCCACCGGCGGCGAGGATGCCGCGGCGGGTGAGGTGGGTGACACGGGCGTTGGACATGGCGTGGCTGCTTTCGAACAGGGCGGATGACCCACCGGACAGTGCGGAAGGTAGGTTAGCCTAACCTCATCACATGTCCAGGGGGTGGGTCTCACCTGCGGAGATGCCGAAGGTGGCCCGCATAAGCCCTTGTGAGCGGCCTGTGCGCCCCCTGAGCCTAGAGGTCCGGGGGTGCGCTTTTCGGCCACCGGCTCGGCCGGCGACTCGGCCACCGGCTCAGCCGGTGAGCCGGCCGGTGAGTCAGCCCACCAACCCCAACTCCCGCGCGATCAGCATCCGCTGGACCTCGCTCGTGCCCTCGCCGATTTCCAGGATCTTGGAGTCGCGCCACATGCGGGCGACCGGGTACTCGTTCATGAAGCCGTAGCCGCCGTGGATCTGGGTGGCGTCGCGGGCGTTGTCGACGGCGATGGTGGAGGAGTGGAGCTTGGCCAGGGCCGCCTCCTTCTTGAAGGGCTCGCCCGCCACCAGTCGGGAGGCCGCGTCGCGCCAGGCGAGGCGGGCCGTGTGGGCCTTCATCTCCATGTCCGCGATCTTGAACTGGATCGCC from Streptomyces sp. NBC_00258 includes:
- a CDS encoding GNAT family N-acetyltransferase, whose protein sequence is MSAAGTGNTVGSLSLRPLDPLKDAELLHSWVTHPKAAFWMMQEARLQDVEREYMAIAAHEHHHAYLGFHDGRPAFLMEKYDPRYIELVGLYEPEPGDVGMHFLVAPTDRPVHGFTRAVITTVMDELFADPRTRRVVVEPDVTNKAVHALNEAVGFVPAREIDKLEKRALLSFCTREQFLATRGVSL
- a CDS encoding lysine N(6)-hydroxylase/L-ornithine N(5)-oxygenase family protein, whose product is MTALPESALPGSAGKIHDFIGIGLGPFNLGLACLTEPIDELDGVFLESKPDFEWHSGMFLEGAHLQTPFMSDLVTLADPTSPYSFLNYLKDSGRLYSFYIRENFYPLRVEYDDYCRWAASKLTSVRFSTTVAEVSYADDVYVVRTTAGDEFRARHLVLGTGTPPYVPEACAELGGDFIHNSRYQQHKRELQAKKSITLVGSGQSAAEIYYDLLSEIDVHGYRLNWVTRSPRFFPLEYTKLTLEMTSPEYIDYFHALPERTRYRLQTEQKGLFKGIDGELIDSIFDLLYQKNLGGPVPTRLLTNSALSTASYENGTYTLGLRQEEQGKDYELHSEGLVLATGYKYVEPEFLKPVRDRIVYDEQGNHDVARNYAIDTTGRGIFLQNAGVHTHSITSPDLGMGAYRNAYIIRELLGTEYYPVEKSIAFQEFAV
- the desA gene encoding lysine decarboxylase DesA, which gives rise to MRSHLLNDTTAERYRRSVTEGIERVAAKLATTDRPFTGVTVDALAPRIEQIDLDKPLHDTTAVLDELEDVYLRDAVYFHHPRYLAHLNCPVVIPAVLGEAVLSAVNSSLDTWDQSAGGTLIERKLIDWTNDRIGFGPSADGVFTSGGSQSNLQALLLAREEAKSDSHAKLRIFASEVSHFSVKKSAKLLGLSQDSVVSIPVGNDKRMQTVALARELERCKRDGLVPMAVVATAGTTDFGSIDPLPEIAELCEQFGAWMHVDAAYGCGLLASRKNRHRIDGIERADSVTVDYHKSFFQPVSSSAVLVRDAATLSHATYHAEYLNPRRMVQERIPNQVDKSLQTTRRFDALKLWMTLRVMGADGIGQLFDEVCDLAGEGWELLAADPRYDVVVEPSLSTLVFRYIPAAVTDPAEIDRANLYARKALFASGDAVVAGTKVGGRHFLKFTLLNPETTTDDISAVLDLIAGHAEQYLGESLDRAS
- a CDS encoding siderophore-interacting protein; protein product: MPTAVAAPFRFFTLQVTRTRRLSPSLVRVTFTGPDIHAFASDGQDQSLSLFLPRPGQQTPVMPMEYGEGWRQAWIDTPEDVRAVMRSYTLRALRQDTNGATTEIDIDFVLHGTEPGAATLAGPASRWAADAGAGDRAVLLGPSVADNTAIRFRPPADADLIVIWADETALPAASAILESLPAGTKARVWLEVPHAGDRVEPTTSADAEITWLVRDEMRDGVRDEARAAIPDNAQGEPSTQTHAEATPLALEAIRTAQLPSAQAPYAWIAGESGCVKALRRHLVREREIDRRRVTFVGYWRRGLSEEQLREQAE
- a CDS encoding ABC transporter substrate-binding protein; the encoded protein is MSNARVTHLTRRGILAAGGALGLGAALAACGDEDSKSGGSGDATKSAAASGPWSFEDDRGTTVKLDRIPASIVAFTGVAAALYDYGIEVKGVFGPTKTKDGKADVQAGDMDISKVTVLGNTWGEFNIEKYAGLAPDVLLSTMFDDAGTLWYVPAESKDKILKLAPSVGISVYDRQLPKPLERMLALAESLGADVKAAKTVEAKKNFETAAERLRKAAKARPEIKVLIGSASQDIFYVSGSNLSIDLEYFKALGVNLVEPSAKALKASGGWFENLSWENVDKYPADIIMMDDRTATIQPADITEATWKKLPAVKADQVIPRTPEPILSYDKCTPMLNTLAEAIEKAKKVA